A genomic stretch from Caulobacter sp. FWC2 includes:
- a CDS encoding bifunctional regulator KidO, whose product MSISVSKLGLAAAQFGLDGGSSSAPRGRSPEAEARDILNIAARARLSVLDASGLFGRAETLLGDLIPRPVPFRVCLSTARADRGPDHVETEARAALRRIGVERADSIIVHSPSELFGPHGAALWDRLHRLKDQGLFAKVGIAAHATDDPVGVARRFKPDILQAPASLLDQRLLADGSLQRIAGMGVEVHLRSIFLNGLLFLPPDRVPAQLKGASGRLSRVRRMIAEGRSDPLQAALGFALSRPEGSAVLVGVNSAAELSAVVAAASSPPPDLDWDEMAIDDPVALDPRRWVA is encoded by the coding sequence ATGTCCATTTCGGTCTCAAAACTTGGTTTGGCTGCGGCCCAGTTCGGTCTCGACGGCGGAAGCTCGTCGGCGCCGCGTGGACGTTCGCCTGAAGCCGAAGCACGCGACATTCTCAATATCGCCGCTCGCGCCCGCCTGTCGGTGCTGGACGCCTCGGGTCTGTTCGGCCGCGCCGAGACCCTGTTGGGCGACCTGATCCCGCGACCGGTGCCGTTCCGCGTCTGCCTGTCCACGGCCCGCGCCGATCGCGGTCCCGACCATGTCGAGACTGAGGCCCGCGCCGCCCTGCGCCGCATCGGCGTCGAGCGCGCCGATTCGATCATCGTCCATTCGCCCTCGGAGCTGTTCGGCCCGCACGGCGCGGCCCTGTGGGACCGCCTGCATCGCCTGAAGGACCAGGGCCTGTTCGCCAAGGTCGGCATCGCCGCCCACGCCACCGACGATCCGGTCGGCGTTGCCCGCCGCTTCAAGCCCGACATCCTGCAAGCGCCAGCCAGCCTGCTCGACCAGCGCCTGCTGGCCGACGGCTCGCTGCAACGCATCGCCGGCATGGGCGTCGAGGTGCACCTGCGCTCGATCTTCCTGAACGGCCTGCTGTTCCTGCCGCCCGACCGCGTTCCGGCCCAGCTGAAGGGCGCCTCGGGTCGCCTGTCGCGCGTGCGCCGGATGATCGCCGAGGGCCGCTCGGATCCGCTTCAGGCCGCCCTGGGCTTCGCCCTGTCGCGACCCGAAGGCTCGGCCGTGCTGGTCGGCGTCAACTCGGCCGCCGAATTGTCGGCCGTCGTGGCCGCCGCCTCGAGCCCGCCGCCCGACCTGGACTGGGACGAGATGGCGATCGACGATCCCGTCGCGCTCGACCCGCGACGTTGGGTCGCCTGA
- a CDS encoding glycosyltransferase family protein, with the protein MILAVLQARMGSSRLPGKSMATLRGEPMIVRQLERLRGARCLSKIIVATSNETVDDALAGFLVSRGHTVHRGAGADILASIARCAEAISSVSHVVRVKGDAPFMDPGVIDDAVRMALASGADYTSNRVHRTYPAGLEVEVITASALHAAAAEARDPTARISPTAAIRNQPQRWSQAHLKAPRDWSRLDWRVKTAADLAFARSVYDALHPVDPEFRMTDVLDMVESRLDIARFAA; encoded by the coding sequence ATGATCCTCGCTGTCCTGCAGGCCCGCATGGGTTCTTCCCGGTTGCCGGGCAAGTCGATGGCCACCCTGCGGGGCGAGCCGATGATCGTGCGCCAGCTGGAACGCCTGCGCGGCGCGCGCTGCCTCTCCAAGATCATCGTGGCCACCAGCAACGAGACGGTCGACGACGCCCTGGCCGGATTCCTGGTTTCGCGCGGCCACACCGTCCATCGCGGGGCCGGCGCCGATATCCTGGCCAGTATCGCCCGCTGCGCCGAGGCGATCAGTTCGGTCAGCCACGTGGTGCGCGTGAAGGGCGACGCGCCGTTCATGGATCCGGGCGTCATCGATGACGCCGTCCGCATGGCCTTGGCCAGCGGCGCTGACTACACCTCCAACCGCGTGCATCGCACCTACCCGGCCGGTCTCGAGGTCGAGGTGATCACCGCCAGCGCGCTGCACGCCGCTGCGGCCGAGGCGCGCGATCCGACGGCCCGCATCTCGCCGACCGCCGCCATCCGCAACCAGCCCCAGCGCTGGAGCCAGGCCCACCTGAAGGCGCCGCGCGACTGGTCGCGCCTGGACTGGCGGGTCAAGACCGCCGCCGACCTGGCCTTCGCCCGCTCGGTCTACGACGCCCTGCACCCGGTCGACCCGGAGTTCCGCATGACCGACGTGCTGGACATGGTCGAGAGCCGCCTGGACATCGCCCGCTTCGCGGCCTGA